In Candidatus Neomarinimicrobiota bacterium, the following are encoded in one genomic region:
- a CDS encoding GTP-binding protein, whose protein sequence is MAKEKFKRTKPHVNVGTIGHVDHGKTMLTAAMTLVLSK, encoded by the coding sequence ATGGCAAAGGAGAAGTTTAAGCGAACGAAGCCGCACGTGAATGTAGGGACGATCGGTCATGTGGATCACGGGAAGACGATGTTGACGGCAGCGATGACGTTAGTTTTGAGCAAGC
- the cysS gene encoding cysteine--tRNA ligase — protein MGLRLYNTFARRKEDFEPLEGKNVGIYSCGPTVYDYSHIGNFRSFLFVDLLKRYLRLLGYNVEHVTNITDVDDRIITRCAEKGISRQELTQSFHEAFIDDSRTLGLLPASIYPRATDHIREMQEVTLALVEKGYAYATGDGSVFFKVSSFPDYGKLSGIDVTTLSHDRVLSDHYEKEDARDFSLWKGWKEKDGDVYWESPWGRGRPGWHLECSAMSMKCLGEEFDVHCGGVDLIFPHHENEIAQSVCSTGKRFANFWLHSEHLLVDGVRMSKSSGNYYTLRDLLHQGVSPPAIRYFLISTHYRQKMNLTFELLESAARSVERLQDFRRRLQAVARETGEKETGRHEDVMNGFCEAMNDDLNISEGMAVIFTCVREVNRRLEENDVEPREAQEILGVLRKLDSVVGIIFADEVELSRKDRDLIQEREGARARKDWKRADDIREYFLDNGIGLDDTPQGTVVKRVGQVEKE, from the coding sequence ATGGGCCTGAGACTTTACAACACATTTGCCCGGAGGAAAGAAGACTTTGAGCCTCTGGAAGGAAAAAACGTTGGGATTTACTCTTGTGGCCCCACGGTGTATGACTATTCCCACATTGGAAATTTTCGATCCTTTCTCTTCGTCGATTTGCTCAAACGATATCTCCGGTTACTGGGTTACAATGTGGAACACGTCACCAATATTACGGACGTAGATGACAGGATTATCACGCGTTGCGCTGAGAAGGGGATTTCCCGTCAAGAATTGACCCAATCGTTTCACGAGGCATTCATTGACGATTCGCGGACGCTCGGCCTCCTCCCTGCTTCCATCTACCCCAGAGCCACCGACCATATCCGAGAGATGCAGGAGGTGACCCTTGCCCTCGTTGAAAAGGGGTATGCCTACGCCACAGGGGACGGGTCCGTCTTCTTCAAAGTGTCATCCTTTCCCGATTACGGGAAGCTATCGGGGATTGATGTGACAACCCTGTCGCACGACCGCGTTCTCAGCGATCATTATGAGAAAGAAGATGCCCGCGACTTCTCATTATGGAAAGGCTGGAAGGAGAAAGACGGTGATGTCTATTGGGAATCGCCGTGGGGCAGAGGGAGACCGGGATGGCATCTTGAATGTTCTGCGATGTCAATGAAATGTCTGGGGGAGGAGTTCGATGTTCATTGCGGGGGAGTGGACCTGATCTTTCCTCATCACGAGAATGAAATTGCCCAGAGCGTTTGTTCTACGGGGAAACGTTTCGCGAATTTCTGGCTGCATAGTGAACATCTGCTGGTGGATGGGGTGAGAATGAGTAAGTCATCAGGCAACTACTACACCCTTCGGGATCTCCTGCATCAGGGTGTCTCCCCCCCGGCGATCCGCTATTTTCTCATCTCGACACACTATCGGCAGAAAATGAATCTGACATTTGAACTTCTGGAGTCAGCGGCCCGTTCGGTGGAAAGGCTCCAGGACTTCCGTCGCAGGTTACAAGCGGTGGCAAGGGAAACGGGTGAAAAGGAGACAGGGCGTCACGAGGATGTAATGAACGGATTTTGTGAAGCCATGAATGATGATCTCAATATTTCGGAAGGGATGGCCGTGATTTTCACGTGTGTGAGGGAAGTAAACCGGCGTCTTGAGGAGAATGACGTGGAACCCCGGGAGGCACAGGAGATTCTTGGAGTTCTTCGCAAACTTGATTCCGTGGTGGGTATCATATTTGCCGATGAAGTCGAGTTATCGAGAAAGGACCGGGACCTGATTCAGGAACGGGAGGGTGCGAGGGCGAGAAAAGACTGGAAGAGGGCCGACGACATCAGGGAATATTTTCTGGACAACGGAATCGGTCTGGATGATACACCTCAAGGGACCGTGGTGAAGCGTGTGGGGCAGGTGGAAAAGGAGTGA